The following are encoded in a window of Eschrichtius robustus isolate mEscRob2 chromosome 1, mEscRob2.pri, whole genome shotgun sequence genomic DNA:
- the LOC137765505 gene encoding E3 ubiquitin-protein ligase MARCHF2-like, whose translation MRKSDCSGSPAFSMVLEAKSLRPPQPLTRQETGPSTDLPGRSEGGELAVSAGCTGPLGPVHESCPERWLSSSTTSYWSSATRCLWRRSGPAPHRRFEGPRASHKGALCCDQARFQLFTPLAALFAGRAGAGRGLLPAPPPPRGQGLTPHPGPLHRLQPLTPLTASDAAYKPLTPVSFRCQVQLCSEWGKCAEEPG comes from the exons ATGAGGAAGAGCGACTGCTCCGGCAGCCCTGCCTTTTCCATGGTACTGGAGGCCAAGAGCCTCAGGCCACCCCA GCCTTTGACGCGCCAAGAGACGGGACCTTCTACGGATCTGCCGGGACGGAGCGAAGGGGGAGAGCTTGCGGTCTCTGCAGGCTGCACCGGCCCGCTGGGCCCAGTGCACGAGAGCTGTCCAGAAAGGTGGCTCTCCTCGTCCACCACCAGCTACTGGAGCTCTGCCACACGGTGTTTGTGGCGGAGAAGTGGCCCAGCCCCTCACAGGCGGTTTGAAGGCCCCAGGGCCTCGCACAAAGGAGCACTCTGCTGCGACCAGGCCCGCTTCCAGCTCTTCACGCCACTGGCCGCCCTCTTCGCTGGCAGGGCCGGCGCGGGGCGCGGGCTACTTCCGGCTCCGCCTCCGCCTCGAGGCCAGGGGCTCACGCCTCACCCTGGACCTCTTCACCGCCTACAGCCTCTGACGCCGCTTACAGCCTCTGACGCCGCTTACAAACCTCTGACGCCAGTCTCCTTCCGCTGCCAAGTCCAGCTGTGCTCCGAGTGGGGAAAGTGCGCTGAAGAGCCCGGATAG